TATTAAACGTCCCAGCCAATCTACTTTAAGGTATGCGATGTTTAAACGTTTAAATACAGGAGGGGAAAACTTAGATTCTCAAGAAATTCGCAACTGTTCAGCCAGAATGGTTGGAGAAGAAGGAATTCGTTTCTGTGAGTTTATTCAGAAATGTGCTTCTTATCCAGCCTTTATCAATTGCATAGAACCTTTAGCCCAAGTAGAAAAAGACAAAAAAGGAGATGAAGAATTAGTTTTAAGATTTTTTGCTGCTAAAAATGCTCAAAATCTATTTAAAGGAAGTGTACAAGATTGGCTGACTAATTATATGGAAAAAGTATTGTTAAAAGAAATTGATTTTAATTATCAGGTAGAACAAGATCAATTTAATCAGCTATTTGCTTTTTTAAGTAACACATTAGGTGAAGGAACATTTGTAAAGTATAGAGGAGAAAAACCTATAGGGGGTCTAGCTCCTGCATATTATGAAGCTATTACTGTTGGAACATTGAATGCGCTGGATCAAATCCGTAATCTTCCAATTGATCACATTAAAAATAAGATTATCCAAACGGTTCAAACTGAAGAATTTAGACAAAATACAGGTTCGGGAGCCAACAAACGGGAAAAGTTAGAAGGCAGAATTAAAGTTATTGAAAATGCACTTTTAAAATTAAGCAATGAGTAACTGGTTAAAAAGATTAGAAGAAGATTTAAACTGGAGAGAGACAGAGCTAGGGATTTTAAAGCAGCAAGCTCGTTTAGCCTCCAAAGACTCGGATCGATATCGAGTTCTTCTGCGTGCATTATTGGCGATGCTCTATGCTCACTATGAGGGATTTTGCAAATTTGCTTGGGATCTTTATTTAGAAGAATTACAGAAATTAGGAATTAAGAGAAAAGATTGTAGAGAAGAAATCGCTAAACTATCGTTACAAAAATATCTTAATAGCTTTAAATGGGACTTAAGTATAGATAGCTTTTGGGAATTCGGGCAAACGGGGTTTCAAAAAATGTTAGAAGAAAATTTAGATTTTTCAACAAAACTTGATACAGAATCAAATCTTTATCCAAATTTATTAAAGAAAAACTCTATTCAGGTTTGTTTAAATTACCAATTAGTTGAAAAATATGAAATAGAGTTGAAAACTTTGGTAAAAAGGCGGAATGAAATTGCTCATGGGAAACAGATGGTGATCAAAGACTTGCAAGAATATCAAAAATATGAAGATGCTGCAATAGAAGTTATGCACGAATTAGCAATCTCTATCGTTGATTGTTTGGATAATAAGTCATATCTGAAAAATCCCTAATTAAAAATCATGCTCTAAATCTCCCTGACAAGCTGCTATTCTAAACAATAGCCAAAATTTCTATTGTCTTTATGTGGCGCATCTCTATCCCCAGAGAAATTTCCGTTCTATCCTCCAAAATTTTATCACCCACGACCCCTAAACGTTATGCCATTATTGAAGCCTGTTTAATTGGCTTAGTGTCGGGTTTGGCTGCATTTCTATTAAAAGAAGGTGCAGGATGGTTAGGGTCTTGGCGAATTTCCGAATCCTTAAATGCTGCGGTTCCCGCTTGGATTTTTCTTCCAGGTGTGGGATTAATGGGTGGTTTATTGACAGGTTTTTTAGTAGAAAGATTAGCGCCAGAAACCGCCGGAAGTGGAATTCCACAAGTTAAAGCCGCATTGGCTGGAGAACCGATTTCCCTTGACTTTCGAGTCGCATTTGCTAAACTCATCGGTACGATGTTTACGATGGGTTCGGGATTAACTTTAGGACGTCAGGGGCCG
This genomic stretch from Planktothrix serta PCC 8927 harbors:
- a CDS encoding MAE_28990/MAE_18760 family HEPN-like nuclease, which translates into the protein MSNWLKRLEEDLNWRETELGILKQQARLASKDSDRYRVLLRALLAMLYAHYEGFCKFAWDLYLEELQKLGIKRKDCREEIAKLSLQKYLNSFKWDLSIDSFWEFGQTGFQKMLEENLDFSTKLDTESNLYPNLLKKNSIQVCLNYQLVEKYEIELKTLVKRRNEIAHGKQMVIKDLQEYQKYEDAAIEVMHELAISIVDCLDNKSYLKNP
- a CDS encoding DUF262 domain-containing protein; this encodes MPSLEEIIDKRIGEVQTDSLDLSFGELVNLYSASPQELVIQPEYQRLFRWSDDKKSRLIESILLKLPIPQIFVMEREKSVLELIDGLQRLVSVIQFINSSVLGLEPLVLQGCDLIQELNGQTFEDLPLRLKLTIKRSSIRTVIIKRPSQSTLRYAMFKRLNTGGENLDSQEIRNCSARMVGEEGIRFCEFIQKCASYPAFINCIEPLAQVEKDKKGDEELVLRFFAAKNAQNLFKGSVQDWLTNYMEKVLLKEIDFNYQVEQDQFNQLFAFLSNTLGEGTFVKYRGEKPIGGLAPAYYEAITVGTLNALDQIRNLPIDHIKNKIIQTVQTEEFRQNTGSGANKREKLEGRIKVIENALLKLSNE